A stretch of Lepidochelys kempii isolate rLepKem1 chromosome 14, rLepKem1.hap2, whole genome shotgun sequence DNA encodes these proteins:
- the LOC140897726 gene encoding olfactory receptor 14A16-like: MSNQTNITEFLLLGFSDIRELQILHVVVFLVLYLAVLTGNLLIIIVIALDHHLHSPMYFFLMNLSILDLGTISVTIPKSMANSLMNTRSISYSGCVAQVFFLVFFAVANFALLTIMAYDRYVAICKPLHYETIMNRRACVQMAASAWISVTVYSSLHTRNTFAISFCGGNMVDQFFCEIPQLLKLACSDTYLGEVEVLILSACLGLSCFVFLIVSYTQILQTVLRIPSEQGRHKALSTCLPHLIVVSLFVSTGIFAYLKPTSSSPSGLDLMVAVLYSVLPPVMNPIIYSMRNKEIKASLRKLTGWRLFTKNKMSIFLL, translated from the coding sequence ATGTCCAACCAAACCAACATAACTGAGTTCCTTCTCCTGGGATTCTCTGACATTCGGGAGCTGCAGATTTTGCACGTTGTGGTGTTTCTAGTGCTTTACCTGGCAGTCCTGACAGGGAATCTTCTCATCATCATAGTCATAGCTCTTGACCACCACCTTCACagccccatgtacttcttcctgatgAATTTGTCCATCCTGGACCTCGGTACCATCTCTGTCACCATCCCCAAGTCCATGGCTAATTCCCTCATGAACACCAGATCCATTTCCTATTCTGGATGTGTTGCCCAAGTCTTTTTCCTCGTCTTCTTTGCTGTAGCCAACTTCGCCTTACTCACCATCATGGCGTACGATCGATACGTCGCCATCTGCAAACCACTGCACTATGAGACTATAATGAACAGGAGAGCTTGTGTCCAAATGGCAGCCAGTGCCTGGATCAGTGTAACTGTATATTCTTCACTGCACACCAGGAACACATTTGCAATCTCCTTCTGTGGAGGCAACATGGTGGATCAGTTCTTCTGTGAAATCCCTCAGCTACTCAAGCTCGCCTGCTCTGACACATACCTTGGTGAAGTTGAGGTACTCATCTTGAGTGCATGCTTAGGCttaagctgttttgtttttttaattgtgtcATATACTCAGATCTTGCAAACAGTGCTGAGAATCCCCTCTGAGCAGGGTAGGCATAAAGCCCTATCCACCTGCCTCCCTCACCTCATTGTGGTCTCCTTGTTTGTTTCCACTGGCATCTTTGCATATCTGAAACCCACCTCCAGCTCTCCATCAGGTCTAGATCTCATGGTGGCTGTTCTTTATTCCGTGCTGCCGCCAGTGATGAATCCGATCATCTACAGCATGAGGAACAAGGAAATCAAAGCTTCCCTGAGGAAACTGACTGGGTGGAGATTATTCACAAAGAATAAAATGTCTATATTTCTCTTATGA
- the LOC140897712 gene encoding olfactory receptor 14A16-like, protein MSNQTTMTEFLLLGFSDVPELQILYFVVFLGLYLISLLENLLIITAIALDHHLHTPMYFFLINLSILDLGSISVTIPKSMANSLMNTRSISYSGCVAQVFLIFFFASADFAILTIMAYDRYTAICQPLNYETVMNRRACVQMAASAWISVLLYSAVHTGNTFAISFCGDNIVKQFFCEVPQLLKLACSDSEISEVGFLIFSVCLASSCFIFIIVSYVQIFTTVLRIPSEQGRRKAFSTCLPHLIVVSLFICTGTFAYLKPTSSSTSGLDLVVAVLYSVLPPMMNPIIYGMRNKELKGALSKLIVWRLFSKNKMSLFLLQ, encoded by the coding sequence ATGTCCAACCAAACCACCATGACCGAATTCCTTCTCCTGGGATTCTCTGATGTTCCAGAACTGCAGATTTTATACTTTGTGGTGTTTCTAGGGCTTTACCTGATATCCCTGCTGGAGAACCTTCTCATCATCACAGCCATAGCCCTCGACCACCACCTTCatacccccatgtacttcttcctgataAATCTGTCCATTCTAGACCTTGGCTCCATCTCTGTCACCATCCCCAAATCCATGGCCAACTCCCTCATGAACACAAGATCAATTTCTTATTCTGGATGTGTTGCCCAAGTCTTTCTCATCTTCTTCTTCGCTTCAGCAGATTTTGCCATACTGACCATCATGGCGTACGACCGATACACTGCCATCTGCCAACCACTGAACTATGAGACAGTGATGAACAGAAGAGCTTGTGTCCAAATGGCAGCCAGTGCCTGGATCAGTGTTCTTCTCTACTCTGCAGTGCACACTGGAAACACCTTTGCAATATCCTTCTGTGGAGACAACATTGTGAAGCAGTTCTTCTGTGAAGTCCCCCAGCTACTCAAGCTCGCTTGCTCTGATTCTGAAATCAGTGAAGTTGGGTTTCTCATCTTTAGTGTGTGCTTAGCCTCAAGCTGCTTTATTTTCATAATTGTGTCGTATGTTCAGATCTTTACCACAGTGCTGAGAATCCCCTCTGAGCAGGGCAGGCgtaaagccttctccacctgcctccCTCACCTCATTGTGGTCTCCTTGTTTATTTGCACGGGGACCTTTGCCTACTTGAAACCCACCTCCAGCTCTACCTCAGGTCTGGATCTCGTGGTGGCTGTTCTCTATTCTGTGTTGCCACCAATGATGAATCCGATCATCTACGGCATGAGGAACAAGGAGCTCAAAGGTGCCTTGAGTAAACTGATAGTTTGGAGGTTATTCTCTAAGAATAAAATGTCCTTATTTCTTCTTCAGTAA